The stretch of DNA tggaattttgccaattATTCACGATCTTTATGAAAGATGACGAcgcatggatttttaaaaaatgcatttttctaatgccttctaaatattaaataaacaaaactaagggtctgcttacagcggagccaatgagaggtcctctattccgctcataaaatctaataaataaccattcaaaaaacgGCAACAAGACactatttacatttcgtgacttgtaTGTTAATCAATtattactgatattgttattataaacgctaatgcAGACGATCTATTTATAACAGCGACGTGATCACTAcagtgtgtgcctatgtttacatcatcgagtgggctgctgcttcctcgcttccctgctccttggaagttttttgtagatcataaatcctgcatctcacctgaaaaatagatggctgaggatataacctgacaagttggtacactttgacagccgttAAGGAcatggaactggcgagaacgacactaAAGAGACGCTTGGGTCACCCACCACACCCCGCCCTGTTTAttcacgaggattatgagacatttttcatctaaatgggaatatatgaacatcctagcagtcggcgtcctaatgacagcagacattgtacattaagtgatgttttatcatgtttgttggctctcataaagtctgtagTGAGTAGacatcagtgatgaagaaaaaaaaaaagcaaaggttgtgatgcgttttttaaattaatgcaccctgtatgcttaaaatgatcaaaatacgtaaatattaaatgttattatatatgtgcccgttactaccttacatatatacttacatcatatataaaaccctaatggaagtgtttgaatttttttgggggggctttATAGACAGAATTGAATGGTTCCCATAGGCtctattgtaagtggacttttgatcgcatttaattATTTTTGGAATACAGAAAAAAACCCATCAATTGTCATGTctctcaaaatgattgtgaaagataggcaaaattccaaaaaagtgcagtttccctttaaacataactttctccgatgctgccacaaatagatttatcaTATTTTTACCTTTCTGCTATCCCCTCATCCTGGTGCCCAAATGTTGGCGCTGTGTGTGAAAGCATcaatgtgagctttgatgacctTCTAACGTCTGTGTCGAGTGAACAGTGATGGGAGTTTCTTACCGAAggaaccattttgcatttttgcaaaGGTGTGCATGTGCATTCCTAGTTTGATTCATAATTGATTTTATCTTAACTTTTATGACGTCATGTTTTGTAACTGATgaatttaaattgaaaaaaataatcttcAGGTGGTTTTGGCCTTAGAGTAATTATGCTACAGGCCGGCCCCGGGGAACCATCTTAGGACTTACACCATATGTTCTCCTTCACATATGATCTAGGCCGCCATATCCCATAATTCCTTGTGTGCTTCACTAATACACTCCattgctaaaagtatttggccacccatccaaatgatcagaatccggtgtcctaatcacttggcctgtacaaaatcaaacacttaggcatggagactggttctacaaacatttgtgaaagaatgggctgctctcaggCGCTCAGTGATTTTGTGCCGTGTATGAAAtttagtggaggaggaattatggtgtggggttgtttttcaggagttgggctttgccccttagttccagtaaaaggaactttgaatgctccaggacagtggtccccaaccaccgggctgcggcccggtaccggtccgtggatcgattggtaccgggccgcacaagaaataaaaaaaatttaaaaattaaaatatatatatatccatccatccattttctaccgcttattcccttcggggtcgcggggggcgctggagcctatctcagctacaatcgggcggaaggcggggtacaccctggacaagtcgccacctcatcgcagggccagcacagatagacagacaacattcacactcacattcacacactagggccaatttagtgttgccaatcaacctatccccaggtgcatgtctttggaggtgggaggaagccggagtacccggagggaacccacgcagtcacggggagaacatgcaaactccacacagaaagatcccgaggcgattgataaataaaaattaaaaaatttaaaaaataaaaataaaaaaataaaaaaaataatatatatatatatatatatatattatttatttttttatttaaaaaaaaaaattaaatcagcataaaaaacacaagatacacttacaattagtgcaccaacccaaaaaaactccctcccccatttacgctcattcacactcattcgcacaaaagggttgtttctttctgttattaatatttctggttcctacattatatatcaatatagatcaatacagtcagcagggatacagtccgtaagcacacatgattgtattttttaatgacaaaaataaataaataaataaaaagagtctggtgtggatgaacttgattggcctgcacagagttctgacctgaacctgatagcaacacctttgggataaattagaacggagactgagagccaggccttctcgaccaacatcagtgtgtgacctcactaatgcgcttttggaagaatggtggaaaattcctataaacacactctgcaaccttgtggacagccttctcagaagagttgaagctgtaataactgcaaaaggtggaccgacatcatattgaaccctgtgggttaggaatgggatcgATCTTCAAgtacatatgtgagtcaaggcgggtggccaaatacttttggcaatatagggtATCACACATGCAAATGTGGTTACCACAGGGATGGGGAGACATGGCGTAGTTTCAGTGTTAGTAAGCACAGAGCAGCCAGGCATCGTTCTGTGTGGTTTTGGGTCCACGCTAAAGTTCTTTGCTGTGCATGTGCATCATGTGTCTTCAATGTGGGAGCTGATTGGTTGATTGTTTGCAGCAGTCTGCAGCATGTGACGAGTGGCCGAACGCCGCATGTGACCTCATGTGAGCGCAAAGTGCCCTCAGCCGTATTTAATCAGCAcacaagtgtgtgtctgtgtgatgCGCCGCTAAGAATGTCAGGCAGCACACTTTGGAAACACGGTGGCCGCATTGTTAGTCCGGTTTGGACTTTACGTTGTGTTTCCGTTAGCTCGTGTTAGCCGATGGCCAGAATGAAAAACAGTTATTCATGACTGCAAGTTGTGTCTAAGTCGGGATAGCATGTTGCTAACTGGCATGGCCTCACTGACCTGCAGACGGAAACACACCTGTCATTGGGCAGGACCTATCCCTTGATAGTTTGCCAGTGGCTATTGCTCGCCACTCGCTAATTGGCCGGGAACGTCAACATACCAACGTCTTCCATGCGTCCGTGTACCGGTCAAGCGCTCAAAGCTCCGCCCACAAATGTTGTCACACTCCAGCTGTCATAAGAGCAGCACGCAGCCATTGTGACAGCCAGATGTCATGTGGTGTGCACGTCTGCAGCAGGGGCTCAGGTCCTCATCTCGCTGTGCCGCCAGCAGACAGGTCAGTGTTTGTCATGTTGGTTGTACTTTCATCTTTTTATCTCATGGATGTTAACGcactaattagacttagacttagacttagacaaactttaatgatccacaagggaaatggttccacacagtagctcagttactaaggatggaaagtgtaaggatggaaaggattatgcaggtataaagtagactaaaaatgtaccgtagtagcaatataaaatataacatatatgtaatatttacatattatatatacagtatacgatatattgatatattatatgatattatatttttatataatatatacatatataatgagtCCTGAAAGGTTGAATTTTAAGACAAGTGGTTCTGGATGTCTTGGGGCCCTAAGCAGCATTTAACCTGGGGGCCTCTTGGGGGCCCTCACATGTAAACAAATAGCTCATGTCAGTGTTTGAGGCGCCTTTAGTGGGATTTAAAGCCGCTGCTCGAGGTCGCGTATAGGGAGAAACACTTCTTACTAGATGGGTATGCTGAAAGCATCATTCCATGTGCATCATATTCTCCACTTAATTTTtctaattaaaaatgttatttaaagacaaaagacGGGTCTGCTGGCATTCTTGTGATTTTCATGTCGATCTTTttccttcatgttgtcattagttgagcatttttttttagataaaacgTTTGATTTGAAGACAGAAGCCGACTAGATGGGTCTGCTGCAAGTGACATCCATGCTCATCTTTTTCTACCCATCATGTTTTCAGGAGATGAGCTTTTTTAAATGAAAGGTATAATTTGGAGACCAAAGCAGAATAAACAGGTCTGCTATAAGGATGCATCTGACTTCAATGTTAATCCTCACCCTTCATGTTTCCAAGAGATGAGCATTTTCTTCAAATGAAAAGTTTGATTGGAAGACAGAAGCCAACTCTGACTAGACGGGTCTGCTGGGATGATTGTGACTTTCATGTCCATCCCTGTCCTTTATGTTATTAGTTGAGCATTTTTCAAATTACAAATTTGATTAAAAGACAGAAGCTGAGACGGAAAGGATGCTTGTAATTTTCATGTCCATCCTTTACTCCTCTTCATGTTTTTTATGAGAtcagcatttatttatttttttatgaaaagttTGATTTGAAGACAGAAGCCAACTGGGCAGGTCTGCTGTAAGGCTGCTTGTAACTTCCAAGTGCATATTTTTGTACACTTCATGATTAATGAATAATGTTCACTGTCTGGTGCTCATCATGTCCTCACTCTAcaacacatgtgtcaaactcaaggcccgggggccagatctggcccgcgacataattttatctggcccgcaaacacctggaagtgtgtcaataaagtacttaatattttctcactaaatgtaatggattgttttcattttgacagacaaaatatatgtactgcttgaaagtgcataccttttaaactttaatagtatccaatattgcaacaaatattacagtatattatcatactttacaaacatgtttttgtctaaataaaaatacttaactttacagcaaactacccatccaattaatacaaatgacaataaattttacgttgttctttagagcatattactgtaaattgaaaacaactactactgttttttgcataaaaatgttgttgactgagctgccaatttttgactgtaaaatctacgattgttgtttttaacggtgtattaccgtaaatgggaagacggtacatttgtttttacggtagaaaaactggcagctaaattgccagaataaaaaaagaacttgtactgttttgccattaacaatataatgttgtaaaaaccaatgtaaatttaacacaaaaattctggcaactaatctGCCAGATTTTTCCGTgacaccccccccaaaaaacagtggtactatttttccatttaccgtaaaatgttgtaaaaaatggagaaaaaaaccactatattttacagtaaaattttgtaaatgtaaagtttttactgtaaaatcgacagtttacttaaaacaatttagatACAGTAGTTAAAAgcaaaatccagaggcaaattcgtacattattcgctgttacaaacggccctctgatggcagccataactgcgatgtggccctcaatgaaaacgagtttgacatccctgctctacaaTGTCCAGCGGGCGGGACTCCTCTTTGATGTGGATGGCGTTTTGGTCCGTGGAGGTTCTCTCATCCCCGCAGCGAGACGGGCCTTCAGGAAACTTCTGGACCAGAACAACAACTTCCTGTTTCCCGTAGTGTTCGTCACCAATGCAGGAAGCTGTCAGAGACAACACAAGGCGCAGCAGCTGTCTCGCCTGCTGGACGTTCAGGTGGGACACTTAGACTAGGATTCATTGGATGACTGTTTTTTCTGGTTCGTGATTGGACAAAGAGTGACACCATGTGACCACTCTCTATGTCTCTCTTTAGATTGCCCCAGAACAGGTAGTTCTGTCCTACAGTCCCTTGGAAATGTTGAGGAGCTTCCATGATAAATGTGTCCTGGTCTCGGGACAAGGACCTGTTGTAGACATCGCCAGCACGTATCCTTAATGTTTGACTTGTTGAAGGTGTTATACGTTGGTGTTTTTGTCCTGACCTAAGCTCAGTTTGGGTTTCAAGAAGGTCATCAGCATTGAGCAGCTTAGAGAACATCACCCCCTGTTGGACATGGTGGACCACAACCGGAGACCCACACCCTCCGTATGTCTGCTCCATAGCTTTAACTGCATGTGCAACAAACTTTAAACTGTAATTAAATGTGAAAGAAAGGCACTGAGTACAAGCTATAAACATGGTCGCTGTAGATACAGTGGGGAACATATTAGTATTAGAATCTATAAGTATATAGTCCTTGATATGGTGGCCTTTTTGAAGCAGGGCAGGACCGGCCCCACAAACTTATTCCAAGCCCATTCCTGCGCGGTCACTGATAACCCCATTTTGGTATTGTCCACAGAGGCACCCTGGGTTACCAGTACTGGGCTTGTAATCAGTCGTacatacattttacaaaaaaaaatatgatttgattgttacatttgttATTTTGCGCTAAAGTGTTGTATTAGttcattttagtacaaaacacGCATCTAATTCAAGTTGAATAAAGTACTAAACTCTCTATAAAGCCCGGATTTAGCCAGCACTATTTATTAATGTTACTTTGTATACACTCAGTCTCTCTCTGTTACAATGAAGCGGGGGTCagtaacccgcggctctagagccgcatctttagcgccgccctagtggctccctggacctcttccagagatgtgtgaaaatggaaaaagattaaaagatatatatattttttgttttagtatattttctgtaggaaaacaaacaggacacaaacattcctaattgttagaaatcccactgtttatattaaacatgctcactgatgagagtatttggcaagcaccgttttgtcctactaatttcagcgttccttaaactcatcgtagtttttttacatgtacaactttctccgatgctgcgacagaaagacgtgttttatgccactccttctttgtctcattttgtccaccaaaagttttatgctgtgcgtgaatgcacaaaggtgagctttgttgattttattgatttgctggagtgctaatcaggcatatttggtcactgcatgactgcaagctaatcaatgctaacatgctattaggctagctgtatgtacatattgcgtcattatgcctcgtttgtagatatatttgagctaattcaatttcctttacttatgtccactgtgtatttaatttatatttgcatgtctcatgacacatctgtatgtaatattgcctgcatttctgatagttgatagtgtgccatgttgttccagaccacagcaaacgttacccagcttgcaaagattgtaataaatccattagaggaagacagcctgccgtttccttaaaaatggacacacacatctatacctttggccattctgagccagtaatttccagaagttatcatcttgtgagaagcctccattttactaatgatttcaaatgttgcaaaaatgtgttgaataaaaatgtaaatacatttctgtcaacggagagttgcgtcagcctttgatagtaggctaatacagctaatatagacacttacatcatgtgttgcctttattataacacttatttaaggcttttaattttttgcggcaccacagattttatttttgtctttttggtccaatttggctctttcaacattttgggttgcagacccctgcaaTACAGAAAACATTAAGACTATGGACTGTTGTTTATATCTTTGCAAGAGAGTAAACTTGTTTTGCGTTTCAGGCCACTCCTCTGCAGAAGTTCCCTCAAATTGAAGGTAAAAAACACATTGATGATGTTTACATGTGGCCAATGAGGCGATAAATATGGAAACAAATCCTGTGGCTGTGCAGCCGTGGTCCTGTTTGGCGAGCCGGTCCGATGGGAGACCAACCTGCAGCTGCTAGTGGACGTCCTTCTGACCAATGGAAGTCCTGGTTTCGCTTACAAGACACAGCTGTCGACCCAGCTGCCGGTGCTTGCATGTAACATGGACCTGGTGTGGATGGCTGAGGCGCCATCTCCACGGTAATTAGTGTCATTGAGTAATACATGCCTGTCCAGTTCCAGCTAATGTTATCATAATGGACCGCTTTGACTTCTTGTCTTGCCACAGGTTCGGTCACGGAATGTTCATGCTGTGTCTGGAGTCTGTCTACAAAAAGCTGACGGGACGAGAGCTGCAGTACCAGGCGCTTCTGGGTAAACCCGGTCTGCTAACATATCAGTACGCCGAGCACGTACTGAGACTGCAAAACCAGAACCACAAACTGGCCACCATTTACGCCATTGGGTAGGGTGTCATGACGCGTTGACAAAACGGGAACTGCAGTGAAACACAAAGTCCAACACATGTAGACTTGTCTGGGTGTCTTGCAGTGACAACCTAATGACAGACGTTTATGGCGCCAACCTTTACAATCGGTGCCTTGCTCAGCAGCACGCGGCCATGATGCCCCCCGCCAGGATGTTTGCTCAGAGCACAGGAAGTCAGATGACGACGGCCGTGGAGGAGGACCTAGCGCTCGCGGCTGCTCAGTGTCGCTCCATACTAGTAAGTGGAGACACGACATGTCCTTGTGACGGAATCAAGTGCTGACGAGGTTCTTGTCCACAGGTGTGCACAGGTGTCTATAGCCCAGCTCGGTCGTCTGCGCCCGGCCAGGAAAGGTACGATAATGGCCAGTCCAACTTTTACGGTCACAGGGACACCGTTATGGAAGCGGACCTAATGGAGCCGAGCTTCGTGGTGGAAGATGTGGAAGCTGCCGTCGACCTGGTGCTCCAGCAGCAGAGCTCTGCAACGTTTCACCTATAATCATTCAACCTCCTGACCTCATATCCTATTTTGGACTTTTTATACTAATTTCACTTATTTTTGAGAAAACATTTTAGAAATTAACAGTGTCACTAATCAACTAGTTTGTGTTAATTAGTTGACTTATTTGAAGTCTTTATTTATGTCAGCTATAAAAACTTAACGTTTACAAGCCGAATAGCTTTCATTgtaataaattaatgaaaatatgtaaatgtacTCTACTATCTGTCTggaaatgcaaatataaatgaatcaTGCAAAATACTTGGTGCATTTTATATTTCAGTATATCTCAATAAAATTGACGAAATATACTATAGAAATAAACGATATAATTGTGGGTGCTGTGATTCTTAACGTATTAATTCTAAAGTCATCATCAAGTCCAGACCTGCCCAATATGGCGACGCCAACGTGACATATTAGAACAGGAAGTGGGTCAGACTTTGCGCCTGCGCAGTCGCTCTTTGCTAGCCCTGTAAAGATGTCTGCGCAGGCGGGGAGGGAGCGGAGCGGAGGACCCGAAACGAACAGGCAGAGCTCGCTACTCTCTGCATTTCAAACAGTCCAGGTAAGGGAAGGCGGACCAGTAGAACAGCTCTAACAGAACAGAAACGCGGCGGAAGGTTCCAGCTTTAAACTGAACCACACATATGGCTCGTGGGATGCCTGAGTTTGTCGCAAGGACTTGAAATCGTACGCGGGACGCACAGCGCTGTGGCAGGGGCGTGTCCGCCATCTTGTCTATGAAGTGGCGCCTAAAAAGCAGCTCCGGCCGTACAAGATGGCAGTTAATGACTGCACTTAAACGTTGCACGACTCCCACTTAGTGCTTTAAAGTCACGTTTGTCTCTTTCGGCTCTGCTGGGGGCTGGTTTCGACTGCCAATGATTCCGTCTCTCCCGGCAGAAATCGGGAGCTCCAGTCGCAGCCTTTTGTTGTCCTCCCCCCTTTCCCTCCTTCGCCTCCTCCTCCGTGTTTGTTTAGGGCTTCTGCCCTGCGCATGCGTGTAACCATGGCGCTCATTTCTGGAGCCGAGAAGGAAAACAAGCAAGATTGATCGAATGTATTCACTCGGCGTTTGAAATGACCACCTCTGAGCTTTCACGGAGCCATTGTGAGTGTTTGTCCACTGTGGATAGCGCTTGGAGCCGCTGTCCGCCGCTTGTTGTGACTGGCTTAGCGCAGATCTCAGTTTTACTGCCTTGATGAAGCCAACACACATAGCATTTCAACGTACGGTTACAATGGTCTATTCAATACACTATTATTACTGGTCTCTGACTATTTTTAGTCAATCGAATGCTAATTCAATAACATTGTTTGAACGCAGGTCTTCATTTACACTATTTGCCTATTCCTTCCATGCTGACAAGTCTACACAAAATGCTATGtacgttttttggaatttgttgATCTCACACTACACTCAGCTCACGATAAGTGTTTATGATTACTGGGCTAGTAGTTCACATATAAGTAGGTACCATCAAATCTTTGAATCATTCAATTGTCATTTGAGAAAACAAACACTAAAACGACTGCCaaaagaactgtagacaccttaatatttattacgtcctatactgtatatactgtgtatactgttatactatttgacattgcactggcactgtatgtgactactgtacttttacttgtactgatacttctaccataactactgggacttattgtgcaacttattctcttgtaattaatgtacatcagagctattcaaatttttgtatttagtgtattagattcagcaactagtgtttggaacacactgtacgcaatatctgaagagcatggaaaaaagcatttcactgtggtgtactctggatgtgacgaataaaaccttgaaccttgaCTTATTTTACATCTAT from Entelurus aequoreus isolate RoL-2023_Sb linkage group LG01, RoL_Eaeq_v1.1, whole genome shotgun sequence encodes:
- the LOC133656970 gene encoding haloacid dehalogenase-like hydrolase domain-containing 5, with protein sequence MAFIDLTKAFDSVNRQALWLDLSKIGCPDKYIRVVRLLHDNMSATVLSGSGDETEPFRVDTAVIDDEIHHRLSCASGAFSRLRKRVFENRDLQAKTKILVYKAVVLPTRLYRISWEDRRTNTSVLEEAGLPTITATIAQNQLRWTGHRAGLLFDVDGVLVRGGSLIPAARRAFRKLLDQNNNFLFPVVFVTNAGSCQRQHKAQQLSRLLDVQIAPEQVVLSYSPLEMLRSFHDKCVLVSGQGPVVDIASTLGFKKVISIEQLREHHPLLDMVDHNRRPTPSATPLQKFPQIEAVVLFGEPVRWETNLQLLVDVLLTNGSPGFAYKTQLSTQLPVLACNMDLVWMAEAPSPRFGHGMFMLCLESVYKKLTGRELQYQALLGKPGLLTYQYAEHVLRLQNQNHKLATIYAIGDNLMTDVYGANLYNRCLAQQHAAMMPPARMFAQSTGSQMTTAVEEDLALAAAQCRSILVCTGVYSPARSSAPGQERYDNGQSNFYGHRDTVMEADLMEPSFVVEDVEAAVDLVLQQQSSATFHL